The following is a genomic window from Micropterus dolomieu isolate WLL.071019.BEF.003 ecotype Adirondacks linkage group LG12, ASM2129224v1, whole genome shotgun sequence.
gTCCCCGTATCCAACCTgatcagcagcaaacaggagACAGagttagacaggtagagacagagctgcacttccTAACCTCaagccctaaatataaaacattaagagAAAAACACTACGCAAACATTCCCCAAATATACCCGAATTCAAATTTACatgagacacacagaaactcctatttactgggagaaatgtcAGAATGCCaaatcaaaaatatatctcCTCATGCCAGAGGACNNNNNNNNNNNNNNNNNNNNNNNNNNNNNNNNNNNNNNNNNNNNNNNNNNNNNNNNNNNNNNNNNNNNNNNNNNNNNNNNNNNNNNNNNNNNNNNNNNNNAACTGCGGgccaaaaaaaataacatgattGCAGGGGACAAAATAATGACCGGACGCCGCAAAGTTGCTAAAGTGTGTCATACATTATTATGCAAGCAGGGCAGCGTGCGGCTGAAACAGGAACATTGCAGAGATTGTGCCGTCCAAAGGATCGAATCCATTACCACAGTGAACGAATACTTTCTTAAAGAGTAAATTTTACTCGTGTCGCTTCTTCTGCAACAATGAGGTTAAAAGGATCTGCAGGGAGGGGCTCCTCTGTAGTAAGTACACAAGTAGAGTGACTTTCAGCGTTTTCagagaaacagctgtaaaaagTCCCCGTATCCAACCTgatcagcagcaaacaggagACAGagttagacaggtagagacagagctgcacttccTAACCTCaagccctaaatataaaacattaagagAAAAACACTACGCAAACATTCCCCAAATATACCCGAATTCAAATTTACatgagacacacagaaactcctatttactgggagaaatgtcAGAATGCCaaatcaaaaatatatctcctcatgccagaggacaaccagtggaaactcagactagacctgtaaatatattaaataactgttgtataacatttctaattattattattttcattgtttgttgttttagtaaACCAGTGAGACTGCTGGTTataaaaagaagtccggctccatcaGAGGCGTTTCGGCAGTGATTTAACTCTGtatattgttgatatacgatcggAAGTCTGTACCggctattttattttgaaaattgaccgaaTTCTCGGCTGTTTctatgtctgacttcctgcgtggttcatctgctctgtgccgCTTGacgcttctggtgtgagcacaaacaTTTAGTAGAGCGATGGCTGCGATCAGCTGTGGCAGCAGCGAAAAAGACAGAGTCAGTGGACTTTCAGAGTGAGTCCGaggtcatgtaaacttggtagCAGGTGGGGCCCGTGATGAAGCcccgcccccactgtgctgagagtctagctccgcccccgtTTTTTGGACTTTTCCAAAAAcagtttatattttaaacttCAGTTCATGCAACACATTGAAGGATAATTtgaagaaatgagaaaaaaagctGGACTTCAACTTTCATGACCTGTTTTTAATAACAGACTCCCAGACGTTCGTTTGAAGTAAACATACATGGAATAAGGCCGAGTGTTAATAACAATACTGTTCTTTATTCTGCAAAGTAAGaacatttctctgtttggttTTAccgttatatatatattcactcTGCACGTGTTTGATTTCTCAGCTCTGATGTAACGATTCAACGTTTTTACGGGCTTTTTTATTCCCTACGTCTGAGAAAGGCACCGCAAATCTGTGACCTGTAAGGAACAAACAAATGAGGAATTATTTAGTGACACTCAGCCAGAGCTCAGATTAAAAATATACACCCATCAACATCCCAGTCAAAGAGTCTCCCCACCGTAGAGTACATGAAACAGTCCTCTTCAGGAAAATCATAACCGTTTAATGTTCCTTTTCAGGACGTTCCCCTCACAGGCGCCATGTTTTCATCACGTCCTGATACAAACATTCATTTTGCTCCAATTTTGTCTTCACAATCGTTCTAAATTTTACTTGAAGAGATACAAATGTGTATGGGGgaataacacaaaacaaaaagaggacaGGCTGTAGACCAGAAAATTAAGATGCAAATGAAGTCTGCAGAGCTGCAACCAACATGTTGCCTTACTTGCTAATATTTGTAGTCTGTCGGTACTAATCAAATTATTATGGCTCCAAACGTGCTCTTACTTTTAATCTGAGTTTTCTAAGAGAGATACTCAGTGTTTTACTGTGTTATGTTTTACTCTCATGCTGCATGTGTGTCCTCAgcagcaatgtttttatttcagtcaagtagggaaaaaaaaggtttagGAAATGATGCTGGCGTGAAACTTAAAGTGGCTCaaaagataattttgcttacaaattaaaacaaactcatgttgttttttttgttttaaacttaATCCAGGTCGTGTGGCCGTAAAACATTCGGGACACTTTAATGCAACACTTTTTGAGCAGATGCCTTTTCAAcgggtataaaaaaaaaagattaaactGGAGTTTTTAaatcactatatatatatatatatatgtgtgtgttttctaaatCTCCTCCCTCCATTTGGTCCAATACGCTGTTGAGTTCGAGCAATTCTTTTCTcatcatctgtttttttaatctttctttgtcttatgtcaTCATTCGTAGGACACTAGAATATCATCAGCGTCGTCACCTCTGACCTCCTCGCTACTGGCTGCTTGTAATGCTCGTGATCGAGGTTTTACTGTGACTCTCTTTGGATTCTAGTGTCCGTTAAAAGCCTGAATTTCCTCTCACCGGGAATAATGTTTGACGATGTTGctctaaaatgtttttcctcACAGTCTTTCCTGTAACAAAATAAGTATGGACACGCTGCTTTCTTCCTGTCCGTCCCATCCTGAGGTGGTTACCCCAGGATCTTGATTAAACCGGTCCACCTTTGGTCCCcctgtcaacaaaataaataccacAACATCTCTCTTATAACATCAGGGGAGGCTCACGCTACAAGATCAGACACCATAAACTGGGACTAAATGTTGTAGCGTCGGCCCGTCCGGCCTGAACAGGAAATGAATCTCATCAGAGTTTTAAATATCTGAACCGAGAAACTCGACCTTCGGCATGAATCCAAGTATTTGAAGGGTACAGAAGTTCTAGCTCGGCACAATCAGGGTCGGTATTGTCTGTACTGCGACTGTGAAGCCAGGGGGTTGCCGGTTCCAAACCGGAGCGGCGGCGCCGCTCCTCCAAAGGCAGTTCTGTAGCTCTGAGAGGAAGGGACCCCGCTCACACCTAGTCCATACCCCACCCCCAGACCCTGCACTCCGGGTCCCAGCCCGCCACCGGGCCGCACCAGACCCTGACTCAACATCCCTGCGTAGGGAGACGCTCCGTAGGACAGTCCCGGGCCGCCGTAGGGCCTGTGGCCGTGGTGTCCCGGTGCAGGGAGGACCACCGGCTGCACGTTTCTTCCCGGTGTGTCGAAGGAGAACTCTGGAGGAGGGCTGCTGGGTTTGGAGGGGGTGGAGGTCAGAGGATCCAGCTCTCCTTCTGAGGACAGCAGAGGAGGCagataggaggaggaggagagggcggCGTAGCCTTCAGCAGGACCCAGAGGGGgaccagaggaggaggaggagagggtccCGGTGAGGAGCGGTCTGGTCCAGTCATCTTTAAAGATCTGGACGGTCAGCGTGGAGACGAGCGGCAGCAGCCGGTTGGTGACGTGAGCCAGGACCAGCTGCTCGTTGGCATCACGGCGGATACGAACGTGGGCAGAGCCAGCCTGACACACAAAGGTCCAGAGGGGAGAGCGAAGGGGTAGGGAGCAGGAAGGGAAGGAGacgaggaggagcagaggggtAGGAACATCAGGGAGAGGGGGCACAAGACAAGTTAGTCAAATAAGGTTTTGCATTTAGATCTTTTCAAAGCAAtaattacaaagtgctttacagaaacaaacaaaaaatgtcagACAGAGGACAATTTCATTTGGCCTCTGAGATTCCAGGACATGTAGCCACATTTCTGAGTCTCTTCTGTGTTTGAACATTTAAGATGGAATAAATGTTGTTTCCTGCAAATCATAACGTCAGCGTACTCACTTCCTTGTTTAGAAGAGGCAGCAGACATGTGTGACACCAACGTCTCACATTTGCCTTCTTTACCGCAGCGGGAGTTAACTGTTCTGCTAAACGTGCGGTATCGTGGTCGAACAGTAAAGGAAATCGTCTACACTTTGCCACCACGAAACATACGGAGTGAATGGCAGAAACGCACGGAGGACGTCGGATGAGACAAATCATTGACTCTCAGGCCGCTGCATCCCGGTCAGCTGCAAGAAAGAATCAAGGTCAgctggtttaaatatgcagggtcAGGGTTAGAGATAAatacgattaccggtttaacgataaaccatggtaaaattattaaagtacacattttaattaccatcaTAAACAAGGTTTGGTTACAAACTCACGGCAaatactgtccagcatcaaccaaagttagCAACAGTCTCCCAGAAGTAGGCGTGCATGCACAGTATGCACCGTGGCAGCGCTGTCACTCTGAAGTca
Proteins encoded in this region:
- the LOC123981140 gene encoding zinc transporter 6-like, with the protein product MNPFVLINMAGAFSLCITYMLIEINNYNAVDTASAVAIALMTFGTMYPMSVYSGKVLLQTTPSHVLGQLDKLLREVSTLDGVLEVRNEHFWTVGFGSLAGSAHVRIRRDANEQLVLAHVTNRLLPLVSTLTVQIFKDDWTRPLLTGTLSSSSSGPPLGPAEGYAALSSSSYLPPLLSSEGELDPLTSTPSKPSSPPPEFSFDTPGRNVQPVVLPAPGHHGHRPYGGPGLSYGASPYAGMLSQGLVRPGGGLGPGVQGLGVGYGLGVSGVPSSQSYRTAFGGAAPPLRFGTGNPLASQSQYRQYRP